A window of the Brassica napus cultivar Da-Ae chromosome A2, Da-Ae, whole genome shotgun sequence genome harbors these coding sequences:
- the LOC106431430 gene encoding receptor-like cytosolic serine/threonine-protein kinase RBK2 has product MEGVRDSSETLASTTTSSPSPSDDVNVENRGKQSTPLSTRRSRAGFSDSFSSHDEEQIATFCANKSESDDDLLSNIESETLSSSVLSTSDTSSSEANHHPHHRRHHHSHVGPTNGHWRGFHRLLKKGSSAMPFNTFSHLKGVPKLTRRKSKRIKDNMVPVLPAAALDTDDLLLFKPSWKNYSLQDIQTATNGYSPENLIGEGGYAEVYKGEMADGQIVAVKKLTRGSAEEMTMDYLSELGIIVHVDHPNIAKLIGYCVEGGMHLVLELSPNGSLASLLYEAKEKLNWSIRYKVAMGTAEGLYYLHEGCQRRIIHKDIKASNILLTENFEAQISDFGLAKWLPDQWTHHTVSKVEGTFGYLPPEFFMHGIVDEKTDVYAFGVLLLELITGKQAIDSSQHSVVMWAKPLIKDNKIKELVDPILGDDYDLEELDRLVSIASLCIHQTSMNRPHMSQVVEILKGDKCSLDKLKEGENSKLQRTYSEELLDNEEYNSTKYLNDINRHMETVLGTSNDS; this is encoded by the exons ATGGAAGGCGTTCGAGACTCCTCAGAAACTCTTGCTTCCACGACAACGTCTTCTCCGTCTCCCTCCGA CGATGTAAACGTTGAGAATCGTGGAAAACAATCAACTCCTCTCTCAACAAGAAGATCTCGAGCTGGCTTCTCTGATTCTTTCTCTTCTCatg ATGAAGAACAAATAGCAACCTTCTGCGCTAACAAATCAGAATCAGACGATGATTTACTAAGCAACATAGAATCTGAAACACTATCATCTTCCGTGTTGAGCACGTCAGACACATCATCATCAGAAGCTAATCATCATCCCCACCATCGCCGTCATCATCATTCGCATGTAGGTCCTACCAACGGTCACTGGAGAGGTTTCCACCGTTTACTCAAGAAAGGATCATCAGCGATGCCATTCAATACATTCTCACATCTCAAAGGAGTTCCTAAACTAACCAGGCGCAAGAGCAAACGCATAAAAGACAACATGGTCCCTGTTCTACCTGCTGCTGCTCTTGACACTGATGACTTGCTCCTTTTCAAACCTTCCTGGAAAAATTATTCCCTCCAAGATATTCAAACCGCTACAAATGGCTATAGCCCTg AGAATCTGATCGGAGAAGGTGGATATGCGGAGGTATATAAAGGAGAGATGGCAGATGGGCAAATAGTAGCCGTAAAGAAACTGACTAGAGGGTCTGCGGAAGAGATGACTATGGATTATTTGTCAGAACTAGGGATCATAGTTCATGTAGACCATCCAAACATTGCTAAgcttattggatattgtgttgAAGGAGGAATGCATCTTGTTCTTGAGCTATCTCCTAATGGAAGCCTCGCTTCTTTGCTATACG AGGCAAAAGAGAAACTGAACTGGAGCATAAGATACAAAGTGGCGATGGGAACAGCAGAGGGACTGTACTATCTCCATGAAGGTTGTCAGAGAAGGATCATTCATAAAGACATCAAAGCTTCTAACATCCTTCTCACTGAGAACTTTGAGGCTCAG ATATCTGATTTCGGGCTGGCGAAATGGCTACCAGACCAATGGACTCACCATACTGTATCCAAAGTGGAAGGAACATTCGG TTACCTTCCGCCAGAGTTCTTCATGCACGGGATTGTAGACGAGAAAACAGATGTATATGCTTTTGGTGTACTGCTTCTTGAGCTCATTACTGGTAAACAAGCCATCGACAGCTCACAACATAGCGTTGTCATGTGG GCCAAGCCATTGATCAAAGATAACAAGATCAAAGAACTTGTTGATCCGATTTTGGGAGATGACTATGACTTAGAAGAGTTGGACCGTCTTGTCTCCATAGCGTCCTTGTGTATACACCAAACCTCCATGAACCGGCCTCACATGAGCCAG GTTGTGGAGATTCTGAAGGGAGACAAGTGCAGCTTAGATAAGCTAAAAGAAGGAGAAAACTCAAAACTGCAGAGGACATACTCAGAAGAACTATTGGATAACGAAGAATACAACtcaacaaaatatttgaacGACATTAATCGACACATGGAGACTGTTCTCGGAACATCTAACGACTCTTGA
- the LOC106431431 gene encoding S-adenosylmethionine decarboxylase proenzyme 4-like: MAVSGFEGFEKRLELRFSTTNNNPMGLRLIDFESLDQVLNEVQCTVVSAVANHSFDAYVLSESSLFVYPTKIIIKTCGTTQLLKSIRPFIHLARTLSLTLRACRYSRGSFIFPKAQPFPYTSFKDEVVIVEESLPNSLRYRKASVMTPSNNNNNPSRAWHVFTASADVEPDEPLVVVEVCMTELDRVNARSFFRRKGDGKNSDSAGKEMTRLSGIDTINANAFICDFAFDPCGYSMNGVDGDRYSTIHVTPEDGFSYASFECGLSLYDDGHGDISEVLTRAIDVFRPDCVSVATTYGGEDYSHEVTKRVERMLAKKLGLTCRSRLVDEFPGSGTVVFQSFTPRRQYSSPEGGEQ, encoded by the coding sequence ATGGCAGTATCCGGGTTCGAGGGATTCGAGAAAAGACTCGAACTTCGTTTCTCAACAACAAATAACAACCCAATGGGCCTCCGTCTAATAGACTTCGAATCACTAGACCAAGTCCTAAACGAGGTGCAGTGCACCGTGGTCTCCGCCGTAGCGAACCACAGCTTCGACGCTTACGTCCTCTCCGAGTCGAGCCTCTTCGTCTACCCAACCAAAATCATCATCAAAACATGCGGCACCACGCAACTCCTCAAATCAATCCGACCGTTCATCCACCTCGCGCGTACCCTCAGCCTCACGCTACGCGCGTGCCGCTACTCGCGAGGGAGCTTCATATTCCCGAAAGCGCAGCCTTTCCCTTACACTAGCTTCAAAGACGAAGTCGTCATCGTCGAAGAAAGCCTCCCCAACTCCCTCCGTTACCGTAAAGCCTCCGTCATGACGCcgtctaataataataataatccttCACGTGCATGGCACGTGTTCACAGCGAGCGCTGACGTGGAGCCCGACGAGCCGCTCGTTGTAGTTGAGGTCTGCATGACGGAGCTTGACCGAGTCAACGCTCGGAGCTTCTTCAGACGGAAAGGCGACGGTAAAAACAGCGACTCCGCCGGGAAAGAGATGACGCGGCTGAGCGGTATAGATACGATAAACGCAAACGCGTTTATATGCGATTTCGCGTTTGATCCTTGCGGCTACTCGATGAACGGAGTCGACGGAGACCGTTACTCGACCATCCACGTCACGCCTGAAGACGGTTTCAGCTACGCGAGCTTCGAGTGCGGTTTGTCTCTATACGACGACGGTCACGGAGATATCTCGGAGGTGTTGACCCGCGCCATTGATGTTTTCCGGCCGGATTGCGTCTCAGTCGCCACCACTTACGGCGGCGAGGATTATAGCCACGAGGTGACGAAGCGCGTGGAGCGCATGTTGGCTAAGAAGCTCGGTCTTACGTGTCGGAGCAGGCTTGTGGATGAGTTTCCGGGTTCCGGCACGGTTGTTTTTCAGTCGTTCACACCTCGCCGGCAATATTCTTCGCCGGAGGGAGGAGAACAGTAA